A part of Ictalurus furcatus strain D&B chromosome 8, Billie_1.0, whole genome shotgun sequence genomic DNA contains:
- the mrnip gene encoding MRN complex-interacting protein isoform X3 encodes MELQAVWGETVAYQGIRQRNRCGLQTPRTETEFVARRTARGRNRKSPDSVTRVVSRWSKYVDQGENGPEGDDEHQEEEENVYTDMEQCRQRNIRKRKKSCTSGDARGRGTAGGDEDADAARCGAMRLPSQPRRHGDTVKPSPLVSHSSRGFPRTSTSQRTDALCCSPAASVGSEHISAYDGSQSSTGADKQSSAELSTMPLKPSVPVSSFSATSSFHQHPTQSKPQAKDSKWARFLPSVCVEDDKDEVPLQNTGSRMSSGGSEGALVAEVFSVEKCRAGNVDKLPSSPNITSRPVGSHKPLPTAKRPCPALSFNTLFHTNEDFDDTY; translated from the exons ATGGAGCTGCAAGCTGTGTGGGGAGAAACAGTCGCTTATCAAG GAATACGGCAGAGGAACCGGTGCGGACTGCAGACGCCACGTACAGAAACTGAATTCGTTGCGCGGAGAACTGCTAGAGGTAGAAACCGAAAGAGCCCGGACTCGGTG ACACGGGTCGTAAGCCGCTGGAGTAAATATGTGGACCAGGGAGAGAATGGGCCAGAAGGTGATGATGAGCAtcaggaggaagaagagaacGTTTACACAGACATGGAGCAGTGCCGTCAGCGTAACATCAG aaaaaggaagaaaagctGTACTTCAGGGGATGCTCGTGGACGCGGTACTGCCGGCGGAGATGAGGACGCGGACGCTGCTCGTTGTGGGGCTATGCGACTGCCGTCTCAG CCTCGTCGGCATGGCGACACCGTCAAACCGTCGCCTCTGGTATCGCACTCTTCAAGAGGATTCCCACGCACCAGTACAAGCCAGAGAACTGATGCTCTTTGTTGTTCTCCGGCTGCATCAGTGGGCTCGGAACACATTAGCGCATATGATGGTTCCCAGTCCTCCACTGGAGCAGATAAGCAGTCTTCTGCAGAGTTAAGCACCATGCCTCTTAAGCCCTCGGTTCCCGTAAGCAGTTTCTCTGCGACATCATCCTTTCATCAGCATCCCACCCAATCTAAACCGCAAGCCAAGGACTCCAAGTGGGCCCGATTTCTTCCGTCCGTGTGCGTCGAAGACGACAAGGACGAGGTTCCACTTCAAAACACCGGAAGCCGGATGAGCAGTGGTGGGAGCGAAGGAGCTCTGGTGGCTGAAGTGTTTAGTGTGGAGAAATGTAGGGCTGGAAATGTGGACAAACTGCCTAGCAGTCCAAACATCACCTCAAGACCTGTTGGCTCTCACAAGCCACTACCTACCGCTAAAAGACCGTGTCCCGCCCTTTCttttaacacattattccatACAAATGAGGACTTTGACGACACGTATTAA
- the mrnip gene encoding MRN complex-interacting protein isoform X1 — protein MELQAVWGETVAYQGKVSFISFHFISFIWTRLLSRSSGSVFVSLQEYGRGTGADCRRHVQKLNSLRGELLEVETERARTRWEEEEEECGVEVGPGDETQNLEQKTRVVSRWSKYVDQGENGPEGDDEHQEEEENVYTDMEQCRQRNIRKRKKSCTSGDARGRGTAGGDEDADAARCGAMRLPSQPRRHGDTVKPSPLVSHSSRGFPRTSTSQRTDALCCSPAASVGSEHISAYDGSQSSTGADKQSSAELSTMPLKPSVPVSSFSATSSFHQHPTQSKPQAKDSKWARFLPSVCVEDDKDEVPLQNTGSRMSSGGSEGALVAEVFSVEKCRAGNVDKLPSSPNITSRPVGSHKPLPTAKRPCPALSFNTLFHTNEDFDDTY, from the exons ATGGAGCTGCAAGCTGTGTGGGGAGAAACAGTCGCTTATCAAGGTAAAgtctctttcatttcatttcatttcatttcattcatttggaCGAGGCTTTTGTCACGTTCCTCTGGCTCGGTATTTGTTTCGTTGCAGGAATACGGCAGAGGAACCGGTGCGGACTGCAGACGCCACGTACAGAAACTGAATTCGTTGCGCGGAGAACTGCTAGAGGTAGAAACCGAAAGAGCCCGGACTCGGTG ggaggaggaggaggaggagtgcgGAGTCGAAGTCGGCCCTGGAGATGAGACTCAAAATTTGGAGCAGAAG ACACGGGTCGTAAGCCGCTGGAGTAAATATGTGGACCAGGGAGAGAATGGGCCAGAAGGTGATGATGAGCAtcaggaggaagaagagaacGTTTACACAGACATGGAGCAGTGCCGTCAGCGTAACATCAG aaaaaggaagaaaagctGTACTTCAGGGGATGCTCGTGGACGCGGTACTGCCGGCGGAGATGAGGACGCGGACGCTGCTCGTTGTGGGGCTATGCGACTGCCGTCTCAG CCTCGTCGGCATGGCGACACCGTCAAACCGTCGCCTCTGGTATCGCACTCTTCAAGAGGATTCCCACGCACCAGTACAAGCCAGAGAACTGATGCTCTTTGTTGTTCTCCGGCTGCATCAGTGGGCTCGGAACACATTAGCGCATATGATGGTTCCCAGTCCTCCACTGGAGCAGATAAGCAGTCTTCTGCAGAGTTAAGCACCATGCCTCTTAAGCCCTCGGTTCCCGTAAGCAGTTTCTCTGCGACATCATCCTTTCATCAGCATCCCACCCAATCTAAACCGCAAGCCAAGGACTCCAAGTGGGCCCGATTTCTTCCGTCCGTGTGCGTCGAAGACGACAAGGACGAGGTTCCACTTCAAAACACCGGAAGCCGGATGAGCAGTGGTGGGAGCGAAGGAGCTCTGGTGGCTGAAGTGTTTAGTGTGGAGAAATGTAGGGCTGGAAATGTGGACAAACTGCCTAGCAGTCCAAACATCACCTCAAGACCTGTTGGCTCTCACAAGCCACTACCTACCGCTAAAAGACCGTGTCCCGCCCTTTCttttaacacattattccatACAAATGAGGACTTTGACGACACGTATTAA
- the mrnip gene encoding MRN complex-interacting protein isoform X2 yields MVQEFHVLRCFSCRTFQVQQVKKSKKWSCKLCGEKQSLIKEYGRGTGADCRRHVQKLNSLRGELLEVETERARTRWEEEEEECGVEVGPGDETQNLEQKTRVVSRWSKYVDQGENGPEGDDEHQEEEENVYTDMEQCRQRNIRKRKKSCTSGDARGRGTAGGDEDADAARCGAMRLPSQPRRHGDTVKPSPLVSHSSRGFPRTSTSQRTDALCCSPAASVGSEHISAYDGSQSSTGADKQSSAELSTMPLKPSVPVSSFSATSSFHQHPTQSKPQAKDSKWARFLPSVCVEDDKDEVPLQNTGSRMSSGGSEGALVAEVFSVEKCRAGNVDKLPSSPNITSRPVGSHKPLPTAKRPCPALSFNTLFHTNEDFDDTY; encoded by the exons ATGGTACAAGAGTTTCATGTATTGAGGTGCTTTTCTTGTCGGACATTTCAAGTACAACAG GTCAAGAAGAGCAAAAAATGGAGCTGCAAGCTGTGTGGGGAGAAACAGTCGCTTATCAAG GAATACGGCAGAGGAACCGGTGCGGACTGCAGACGCCACGTACAGAAACTGAATTCGTTGCGCGGAGAACTGCTAGAGGTAGAAACCGAAAGAGCCCGGACTCGGTG ggaggaggaggaggaggagtgcgGAGTCGAAGTCGGCCCTGGAGATGAGACTCAAAATTTGGAGCAGAAG ACACGGGTCGTAAGCCGCTGGAGTAAATATGTGGACCAGGGAGAGAATGGGCCAGAAGGTGATGATGAGCAtcaggaggaagaagagaacGTTTACACAGACATGGAGCAGTGCCGTCAGCGTAACATCAG aaaaaggaagaaaagctGTACTTCAGGGGATGCTCGTGGACGCGGTACTGCCGGCGGAGATGAGGACGCGGACGCTGCTCGTTGTGGGGCTATGCGACTGCCGTCTCAG CCTCGTCGGCATGGCGACACCGTCAAACCGTCGCCTCTGGTATCGCACTCTTCAAGAGGATTCCCACGCACCAGTACAAGCCAGAGAACTGATGCTCTTTGTTGTTCTCCGGCTGCATCAGTGGGCTCGGAACACATTAGCGCATATGATGGTTCCCAGTCCTCCACTGGAGCAGATAAGCAGTCTTCTGCAGAGTTAAGCACCATGCCTCTTAAGCCCTCGGTTCCCGTAAGCAGTTTCTCTGCGACATCATCCTTTCATCAGCATCCCACCCAATCTAAACCGCAAGCCAAGGACTCCAAGTGGGCCCGATTTCTTCCGTCCGTGTGCGTCGAAGACGACAAGGACGAGGTTCCACTTCAAAACACCGGAAGCCGGATGAGCAGTGGTGGGAGCGAAGGAGCTCTGGTGGCTGAAGTGTTTAGTGTGGAGAAATGTAGGGCTGGAAATGTGGACAAACTGCCTAGCAGTCCAAACATCACCTCAAGACCTGTTGGCTCTCACAAGCCACTACCTACCGCTAAAAGACCGTGTCCCGCCCTTTCttttaacacattattccatACAAATGAGGACTTTGACGACACGTATTAA